The following proteins are encoded in a genomic region of Musa acuminata AAA Group cultivar baxijiao chromosome BXJ2-11, Cavendish_Baxijiao_AAA, whole genome shotgun sequence:
- the LOC135627227 gene encoding NAC domain-containing protein 7-like has translation MTATPIRRASGHDSACWYDDHASLVPELDSPRQAGARPEMAFLQLPQLESPKLPFDVGHAAALHPPAITQDDLMQYSNKQLQVFSTYNIAGATDHSVEQVTDWRVLDKFVASQLSHDGGVCKELHCSTSEKPEVNAERASTSNCSAAQIELWK, from the coding sequence ATGACGGCGACGCCAATCAGACGAGCAAGCGGGCATGACTCCGCATGCTGGTACGACGATCATGCATCCTTGGTGCCGGAGCTCGATTCCCCGAGGCAAGCAGGAGCGCGGCCGGAGATGGCGTTCCTCCAGCTGCCCCAGCTGGAGAGCCCCAAGCTTCCCTTCGACGTTGGCCATGCAGCTGCTCTCCACCCACCCGCGATCACGCAGGACGACCTGATGCAATATTCCAACAAGCAGCTTCAGGTCTTCTCCACCTACAACATCGCCGGAGCTACTGATCATTCGGTGGAGCAGGTCACGGACTGGAGGGTGCTCGACAAGTTCGTCGCGTCCCAGCTCAGCCATGACGGCGGCGTCTGCAAGGAGCTCCACTGCTCCACTTCTGAGAAGCCTGAGGTAAATGCCGAACGTGCTTCGACTTCCAACTGCAGTGCTGCCCAAATCGAGCTGTGGAAGTGA
- the LOC103970870 gene encoding NAC domain-containing protein 7-like, with product MDTFSHVPPGFRFHPTEEELVDYYLRKKVASRGIDLDIIKDVDLYKIEPWDLQDRCKIGREEQNEWYFFSHKDKKYPTGTRTNRATAAGFWKATGRDKPIYSKNSLIGMRKTLVFYKGRAPNGQKSDWIMHEYRLESNESAPLQASDSTTSRSNYSSPSPSQSL from the exons ATGGATACCTTTTCTCATGTTCCCCCCGGGTTTCGGTTCCACCCGACGGAGGAAGAACTCGTGGATTACTATCTTAGGAAGAAGGTAGCATCAAGAGGGATCGATCTTGATATCATAAAGGACGTCGATTTGTATAAGATCGAGCCATGGGATCTTCAAG ATAGATGCAAGATAGGAAGGGAGGAGCAAAATGAGTGGTACTTCTTTAGCCACAAGGACAAGAAGTATCCGACCGGGACACGGACCAATCGAGCGACAGCGGCCGGATTCTGGAAGGCCACCGGAAGGGACAAGCCGATCTACTCCAAGAACAGCTTGATCGGGATGAGGAAGACGTTGGTGTTCTACAAGGGTCGAGCGCCCAACGGGCAGAAGTCGGATTGGATCATGCACGAGTACCGTCTTGAATCCAACGAGAGTGCACCGCTGCAGGCAAGTGACAGTACGACTTCGCGCTCAAACTACTCTTCTCCTTCCCCGAGCCAAAGCTTGTGA
- the LOC135626413 gene encoding asparaginyl endopeptidase Rep2-like, which translates to MATSSSPAAARRALFSFAAMLLLQMSLSASRPSLTRAAARWDPIIRLPSSRLVPEPGEGGRQDEEEETGTKWALLVAGSSGYGNYRHQADVCHAYQLLRRGGLKEENIVVMMHDDIAHNPLNPRQGVIINHPQGQDVYAGVPKDYTKEQVTAKNLYAVLLGDRSAIEGGSGKVIDSKPGDRIFIYYSDHGGPGVLGMPNMPFLYAADFIEVLKMKHASNGYKEMVIYVEACESGSIFEGLMPENLDIYVTTASNAVESSWGTYCPGMDPPPPREFTTCLGDLYSVAWMEDSETHNLKEETVGKQFEEVKMRTSNHDTYNTGSHVMEYGDKSVKSDVLSLYQGFEPAIANVTENALRLRMPMGVINQRDADLLFMWKMYEQSDDRSSKKKKILEEITKTLMHRVHLDSSIDYIGNQIFGSEIGPSILRAVRPSGQALVDDWECLKSMVRAFESHCGSLTQYGMKHMRAFANICNEGISKDVMEAACSRSCKSYDGAAAMWSPSHRGFSA; encoded by the exons ATGGCGACGAGCTCCTCCCCGGCGGCCGCCAGGCGCGCCCTCTTCTCTTTCGCCGCGATGCTTCTGCTTCAGATGTCTCTCTCCGCCTCCAGGCCGAGCCTCACGCGGGCGGCCGCCCGCTGGGACCCGATCATCCGGTTGCCGTCGAGTAGGCTCGTCCCCGAGCCCGGAGAAGGCGGCCGTCaggacgaggaagaggagacGGGGACCAAGTGGGCGCTGCTTGTGGCGGGCTCTTCCGGCTATGGGAACTACCGGCATCAG GCGGACGTGTGCCACGCATACCAGTTGTTGAGAAGAGGTGGGCTGAAGGAGGAGAACATAGTGGTGATGATGCACGACGACATCGCTCACAACCCGCTTAACCCGAGGCAGGGAGTCATTATTAACCATCCACAGGGCCAAGACGTTTACGCCGGCGTCCCCAAG GACTACACCAAAGAGCAAGTCACTGCAAAGAATCTATATGCTGTGCTTTTGGGTGATAGGAGTGCTATAGAAGGTGGAAGCGGAAAGGTTATAGACAGCAAACCAGGTGACAGGATCTTCATTTACTACTCAGACCATGGAGGCCCTGGGGTGCTCG GAATGCCCAACATGCCATTTCTGTATGCTGCTGATTTCATTGAAGTATTGAAAATGAAACATGCATCCAATGGTTACAAAGAAATG GTTATTTATGTGGAAGCATGTGAGAGTGGCAGCATTTTTGAAGGTTTAATGCCAGAAAACCTCGACATATATGTGACAACTGCATCCAACGCTGTGGAAAGCAGTTGGGGTACATATTGTCCTGGAATGGATCCTCCTCCGCCTCGTGAATTTACAACCTGCCTTGGCGATTTGTACAGTGTTGCATGGATGGAAGACAG TGAGACCCACAATCTGAAGGAGGAGACAGTTGGGAAACAGTTTGAGGAG GTGAAGATGAGGACATCCAATCATGACACATATAACACAGGATCTCATGTGATGGAGTATGGTGACAAAAGTGTTAAATCTGACGTGCTGTCCCTTTACCAGGGCTTTGAACCTGCCATTGCCAATGTTACTGAGAATGCCCTTCGCCTAAGAATGCCAATGGGGGTGATCAATCAGAGAGATGCCGATCTACTCTTCATGTGGAAAATG TATGAACAATCGGATGACAGATCgagcaaaaagaagaaaattcttGAGGAGATCACAAAGACATTGATGCACAGAGTGCATCTCGACAGCAGCATCGATTACATTGGGAATCAAATTTTTGGATCAGAAATCGGTCCTTCGATCCTCAGAGCTGTAAGACCGTCGGGTCAGGCACTGGTTGATGATTGGGAATGCTTGAAGTCGATG GTTCGAGCGTTTGAATCGCACTGTGGATCGCTCACTCAATATGGCATGAAACACATGCGGGCGTTTGCGAACATATGCAACGAAGGCATCTCGAAGGATGTAATGGAAGCGGCTTGTTCTCGTTCGTGCAAAAGCTACGATGGAGCTGCTGCCATGTGGAGTCCATCTCATCGAGGTTTCAGTGCATGA
- the LOC135626414 gene encoding auxin-responsive protein SAUR36-like, protein MMMRYRGGFRLGRRLVRIWRRVFRLDRRRRKGCYVRFDATPSPTVSNSGRRIEASALAARVFDWGRSLSRRLRLRHRLGDRTLFLGEEDRRPPPKGHLAVYVGGGRKDVGGQPPRRYFVPVIYFNHPLFAELLRETEEEFGFHHPGGITIPCPAAEFERVRKRIATTGRHLPRKSSIRSFML, encoded by the coding sequence ATGATGATGAGATACAGGGGAGGGTTCAGGTTGGGCCGCCGCCTCGTGCGGATCTGGCGACGCGTCTTTCGACTCGACCGTCGCCGCCGCAAAGGCTGCTACGTCCGCTTCGACGCCACCCCATCGCCGACCGTCTCCAATTCTGGCCGCCGAATCGAGGCCTCTGCGCTGGCGGCGAGGGTGTTCGACTGGGGCCGGAGCCTctcccgccgcctccgcctccgccaccgCCTCGGGGACAGGACGCTGTTCCTGGGTGAGGAGGATCGGAGGCCGCCGCCCAAGGGGCACCTGGCGGTGTACGTCGGCGGGGGGAGGAAGGACGTCGGGGGACAGCCGCCGCGGAGGTACTTTGTGCCGGTGATCTACTTCAACCACCCCTTGTTCGCGGAACTGCTGCGGGAGACCGAGGAGGAGTTCGGGTTCCACCACCCCGGCGGCATCACCATCCCCTGCCCCGCCGCCGAGTTCGAGCGCGTACGCAAGCGCATCGCAACCACTGGCCGCCACCTACCCCGGAAGAGCAGCATCAGATCCTTCATGCTCTAA